In a genomic window of Branchiostoma floridae strain S238N-H82 chromosome 19, Bfl_VNyyK, whole genome shotgun sequence:
- the LOC118406782 gene encoding ankyrin homolog isoform X2, producing the protein MLDLQSLCNSETMKKAELFSAASSGDCDKIISLLDGGVDVNAKCLHVKYYHETALHYAASEGHCPAVHLLLDRGAEVNAANKWGQTALHNASEEGDCVMMEVLLDRGADINVTDHKGWTPLHYAADKGLLPASAPAVMLLNRGADVSATNDAGQSVLHFVATSGLAPFVELLLRRGVDVNAADSKGKTALHLAADRGHADIIEMLLQDGADVNAKGPEDYNGNTALHRAADIGNVPAIKMLLHHSADVNAKGTADCTALYHAARNGHSNVVEVLCSHGGDLSVKSGYGGRTPLLEAAKRGHIDVIDVAIKHGASLSESDSSNNTALHLSLVEGGPGRTENMVLHLTGLGMDVETVNAKAGYGSWTALHLAARQSDSKMKVEILLMAGADCNLKTAAGLTAEESTTDTDIRRLIAYHKDHYPNLQRACRMKILRLLGKDRLSKVHHLPLATILKNYLIMKDVY; encoded by the exons ATGCTAGACCTTCAGTCCTTGTGTAACAGTGAAACCATGAAGAAAGCAGAACTCTTCTCAGCTGCATCATCCGGGGACTGTGACAAGATCATCTCCCTACTAGATGGAGGGGTGGATGTGAATGCAAAATGTTTGCATGTCAAGTACTATCACGAAACAGCACTTCACTATGCTGCCTCGGAAGGGCACTGTCCTGCTGTGCACTTGCTGTTGGACCGAGGGGCGGAGGTCAACGCAGCAAACAAGTGGGGTCAAACAGCCCTCCACAATGCTTCAGAAGAAGGGGATTGTGTTATGATGGAGGTGCTGTTAGACAGAGGGGCAGACATCAATGTCACTGACCACAAGGGATGGACACCGCTTCACTATGCCGCCGACAAAGGGCTACTTCCAGCCAGTGCACCTGCTGTGATGTTGTTAAACAGAGGGGCAGACGTCAGTGCAACTAACGATGCCGGCCAATCTGTACTTCACTTTGTAGCTACATCAGGGCTGGCTCCTTTTGTAGAGCTGTTGCTGCGCCGAGGGGTGGATGTCAACGCAGCCGACTCTAAAGGCAAGACGGCACTTCACCTAGCAGCTGACAGAGGGCATGCTGATATTATAGAGATGTTGTTGCAAGACGGCGCGGACGTCAATGCAAAGGGACCAGAAGACTACAATGGCAACACAGCACTTCACCGAGCAGCTGACATAGGGAATGTTCCTGCTATAAAGATGTTATTGCACCACAGTGCAGACGTCAATGCCAAGGGAACGGCAGACTGCACAGCACTTTACCACGCTGCAAGGAATGGTCACTCCAATGTTGTCGAGGTGCTGTGTTCTCATGGTGGCGATCTATCTGTGAAAAGCGGTTATGGAGGAAGAACTCCACTTTTGGAAGCTGCAAAGCGTGGACATATAGATGTTATCGATGTTGCCATAAAACACGGTGCTTCGTTATCGGAAAGCGACTCTTCCAACAATACAGCCCTCCACCTGAGTCTGGTTGAAGGAGGGCCGGGGAGAACAGAGAACATGGTCCTCCATCTGACAGGTCTGGGAATGGATGTTGAAACTGTTAATGCAAAAGCAGGTTATGGCAGTTGGACAGCACTTCACCTTGCTGCCAGACAGAGTGATAGCAAGATGAAGGTGGAGATCCTCCTCATGGCAGGTGCTGACTGTAACCTGAAGACTGCCGCTGGTCTG actgcTGAGGAATCCACAACAGACACTGACATCCGGAGACTCATCGCCTATCACAAGGACCATTACCCAAATCTGCAACGGGCATGTCGTATGAAGATCCTCCGTCTACTTGGTAAAGATAGGCTTTCCAAAGTGCACCATTTACCACTAGCAACGATTCTAAAGAACTACCTCATCATGAAAGACGTTTACTAG
- the LOC118406782 gene encoding ankyrin homolog isoform X1, protein MLDLQSLCNSETMKKAELFSAASSGDCDKIISLLDGGVDVNAKCLHVKYYHETALHYAASEGHCPAVHLLLDRGAEVNAANKWGQTALHNASEEGDCVMMEVLLDRGADINVTDHKGWTPLHYAADKGLLPASAPAVMLLNRGADVSATNDAGQSVLHFVATSGLAPFVELLLRRGVDVNAADSKGKTALHLAADRGHADIIEMLLQDGADVNAKGPEDYNGNTALHRAADIGNVPAIKMLLHHSADVNAKGTADCTALYHAARNGHSNVVEVLCSHGGDLSVKSGYGGRTPLLEAAKRGHIDVIDVAIKHGASLSESDSSNNTALHLSLVEGGPGRTENMVLHLTGLGMDVETVNAKAGYGSWTALHLAARQSDSKMKVEILLMAGADCNLKTAAGLTAEESTTDTDIRRLIAYHKDHYPNLQRACRMKILRLLGKDRLSKVHHLPLATILKNYLIMKDVY, encoded by the exons ATGCTAGACCTTCAGTCCTTGTGTAACAGTGAAACCATGAAGAAAGCAGAACTCTTCTCAGCTGCATCATCCGGGGACTGTGACAAGATCATCTCCCTACTAGATGGAGGGGTGGATGTGAATGCAAAATGTTTGCATGTCAAGTACTATCACGAAACAGCACTTCACTATGCTGCCTCGGAAGGGCACTGTCCTGCTGTGCACTTGCTGTTGGACCGAGGGGCGGAGGTCAACGCAGCAAACAAGTGGGGTCAAACAGCCCTCCACAATGCTTCAGAAGAAGGGGATTGTGTTATGATGGAGGTGCTGTTAGACAGAGGGGCAGACATCAATGTCACTGACCACAAGGGATGGACACCGCTTCACTATGCCGCCGACAAAGGGCTACTTCCAGCCAGTGCACCTGCTGTGATGTTGTTAAACAGAGGGGCAGACGTCAGTGCAACTAACGATGCCGGCCAATCTGTACTTCACTTTGTAGCTACATCAGGGCTGGCTCCTTTTGTAGAGCTGTTGCTGCGCCGAGGGGTGGATGTCAACGCAGCCGACTCTAAAGGCAAGACGGCACTTCACCTAGCAGCTGACAGAGGGCATGCTGATATTATAGAGATGTTGTTGCAAGACGGCGCGGACGTCAATGCAAAGGGACCAGAAGACTACAATGGCAACACAGCACTTCACCGAGCAGCTGACATAGGGAATGTTCCTGCTATAAAGATGTTATTGCACCACAGTGCAGACGTCAATGCCAAGGGAACGGCAGACTGCACAGCACTTTACCACGCTGCAAGGAATGGTCACTCCAATGTTGTCGAGGTGCTGTGTTCTCATGGTGGCGATCTATCTGTGAAAAGCGGTTATGGAGGAAGAACTCCACTTTTGGAAGCTGCAAAGCGTGGACATATAGATGTTATCGATGTTGCCATAAAACACGGTGCTTCGTTATCGGAAAGCGACTCTTCCAACAATACAGCCCTCCACCTGAGTCTGGTTGAAGGAGGGCCGGGGAGAACAGAGAACATGGTCCTCCATCTGACAGGTCTGGGAATGGATGTTGAAACTGTTAATGCAAAAGCAGGTTATGGCAGTTGGACAGCACTTCACCTTGCTGCCAGACAGAGTGATAGCAAGATGAAGGTGGAGATCCTCCTCATGGCAGGTGCTGACTGTAACCTGAAGACTGCCGCTGGTCTGACTGCtgag GAATCCACAACAGACACTGACATCCGGAGACTCATCGCCTATCACAAGGACCATTACCCAAATCTGCAACGGGCATGTCGTATGAAGATCCTCCGTCTACTTGGTAAAGATAGGCTTTCCAAAGTGCACCATTTACCACTAGCAACGATTCTAAAGAACTACCTCATCATGAAAGACGTTTACTAG